One Tachyglossus aculeatus isolate mTacAcu1 chromosome 18, mTacAcu1.pri, whole genome shotgun sequence DNA segment encodes these proteins:
- the LOC119940134 gene encoding SH3 domain-binding glutamic acid-rich protein-like isoform X1, whose amino-acid sequence MVIKVFVATSSGSTAIKKKQQEVVGFLEANKIDFKELDIAGDEDNRKWMRENVPGEKKPQNGIPLPPQIFNEEQYCGDFESFFSAKEENIIYSFLGLAPPPGSKGAETIEEASTLPNGDTTGEDHDATEGAEITEVAGGEEHKKDSEDVGNPSETQEEHKEEATEEGEATEKHEEEAVEEAEEEAEEEEDS is encoded by the exons ATGGTTATCAAAGTTTTTGTTGCCACATCTTCTGGGTCTACGGCG ATTAAGAAGAAGCAGCAAGAAGTAGTGGGATTTTTGGAAGCCAATAAAATTGACTTTAAAGAATTGGATATAGCTGGTGACGAAGATAACAGGAAATGGATGAGAGAGAATGTTCCTGGGGAGAAGAAACCACAGAACggaattcctctccctccccagataTTTAATGAAGAGCAGTACTGTGGG GATTTTGAATCTTTCTTCTCTGCAAAAGAAGAGAATATTATCTATTCGTTCCTTGGTTTGGCTCCTCCCCCAGGCTCAAAG GGGGCAGAAACAATTGAGGAAGCATCAACCCTCCCCAATGGTGATACAACAGGAGAAGACCATGATGCCACGGAA GGGGCAGAGATTACTGAAGTAGCAGGAGGTGAGGAGCACAAAAAAGACAGTGAAGATGTGGGAAATCCTTCTGAAACCCAAGAGGAACAT AAGGAAGAGGCAACAGAAGAAGGGGAAGCAACGGAGAAGCATGAAGAGGAGGCAGTAGAGGAAGCTGAagaagaggcagaagaagaggaagactcCTAG
- the LOC119940134 gene encoding SH3 domain-binding glutamic acid-rich protein-like isoform X2 codes for MVIKVFVATSSGSTAIKKKQQEVVGFLEANKIDFKELDIAGDEDNRKWMRENVPGEKKPQNGIPLPPQIFNEEQYCGDFESFFSAKEENIIYSFLGLAPPPGSKGAETIEEASTLPNGDTTGEDHDATEGAEITEVAGGEEHKKDSEDVGNPSETQEEHEEATEEGEATEKHEEEAVEEAEEEAEEEEDS; via the exons ATGGTTATCAAAGTTTTTGTTGCCACATCTTCTGGGTCTACGGCG ATTAAGAAGAAGCAGCAAGAAGTAGTGGGATTTTTGGAAGCCAATAAAATTGACTTTAAAGAATTGGATATAGCTGGTGACGAAGATAACAGGAAATGGATGAGAGAGAATGTTCCTGGGGAGAAGAAACCACAGAACggaattcctctccctccccagataTTTAATGAAGAGCAGTACTGTGGG GATTTTGAATCTTTCTTCTCTGCAAAAGAAGAGAATATTATCTATTCGTTCCTTGGTTTGGCTCCTCCCCCAGGCTCAAAG GGGGCAGAAACAATTGAGGAAGCATCAACCCTCCCCAATGGTGATACAACAGGAGAAGACCATGATGCCACGGAA GGGGCAGAGATTACTGAAGTAGCAGGAGGTGAGGAGCACAAAAAAGACAGTGAAGATGTGGGAAATCCTTCTGAAACCCAAGAGGAACAT GAAGAGGCAACAGAAGAAGGGGAAGCAACGGAGAAGCATGAAGAGGAGGCAGTAGAGGAAGCTGAagaagaggcagaagaagaggaagactcCTAG